One stretch of Tepidibacter hydrothermalis DNA includes these proteins:
- a CDS encoding HD domain-containing phosphohydrolase, which translates to MFVSIIKKIYSISKINKKNEFKHECIKIVLIYMITGFIWIYFSDRIANELASNSGMLLIINTYKGCLYVIVTSIVLYLLISSLLKKVDLAEKKNSAIIEAIPDLLFVIDREGNFIDCMTSEDSLLLIPKEDFIGKTLWEVMPKEISKIAYKKIQLVLKSGVMESFEYELECCNKLQYYELRIVKNNEKEVLAISRNVTVQKQNELELKISEEKYKTLVTEMKQGLALYEGSLSEEGEIIHYRLLDANESHEKVTGLKKKDILGKNFIQIFPNMEKRLIEKIGYVAKTGDSIQYEYYVPERGKYYEIIAYRPKKLQLAVIFTDITVRKQVEESLKASEHKLEYLSYHDQLTGLYNRRFFEEKLSRLDMERSLPLTIIMADVNGLKLINDSFGHTLGDELLKKVAEVIMRGCRVTDIICRLGGDEFVILLPKTDTYEVEQIIKRIKTMALKEKVGSVDISISFGYETKNNEEEKIQDIFKKAEDHMYKKKLFESPSMRGKTISTIISTLHEKNKREEQHSYRVSALCQSMGKALDLPEDEIKELKTVGLLHDIGKIAIEEKVLSKPGKLTEEEWEEMKRHPEIGYRILSTVNDMSEMAEYVLTHHERWDGMGYPKGLKGEEISLQSRIITIADSYDAMISQRSYRNALSEEVAIEELKINAGLQFDPELIKVFITKVLNKPFD; encoded by the coding sequence GTGTTTGTATCGATAATAAAGAAAATCTACTCAATTTCAAAAATTAACAAAAAAAATGAATTTAAACATGAATGTATTAAGATAGTCCTAATATATATGATAACTGGATTTATTTGGATTTACTTTTCAGATAGAATTGCAAATGAACTTGCTAGCAATAGTGGTATGTTGTTAATTATAAACACATACAAAGGCTGTTTATATGTTATCGTAACTTCAATTGTACTTTATTTATTAATAAGCAGTCTTCTAAAAAAAGTTGATTTAGCAGAAAAGAAGAATAGTGCTATTATTGAAGCAATACCTGATTTATTATTTGTCATTGATCGTGAAGGTAATTTTATAGATTGTATGACAAGTGAGGATAGTCTATTGTTAATTCCAAAGGAAGATTTTATCGGAAAAACTCTTTGGGAAGTTATGCCTAAAGAAATATCAAAAATTGCTTATAAAAAAATACAATTGGTTTTAAAAAGTGGAGTAATGGAAAGTTTTGAATATGAATTGGAATGTTGTAATAAATTGCAGTATTATGAACTTAGAATAGTAAAAAATAATGAAAAAGAAGTCTTAGCTATATCAAGAAATGTCACTGTTCAAAAACAAAATGAGTTGGAATTAAAAATAAGTGAAGAAAAGTACAAAACCCTTGTAACTGAAATGAAGCAAGGATTAGCACTTTATGAAGGGAGTCTTAGTGAGGAAGGAGAAATTATACATTATAGACTTTTGGATGCAAATGAAAGCCATGAGAAAGTAACAGGATTAAAAAAGAAAGATATATTAGGAAAAAATTTTATTCAGATATTTCCTAATATGGAAAAGAGGTTGATTGAAAAGATTGGATATGTAGCAAAAACAGGGGATTCTATACAATACGAATACTATGTACCAGAAAGAGGTAAATATTATGAGATAATAGCTTATAGACCCAAAAAATTACAACTTGCAGTAATCTTTACAGATATTACAGTAAGAAAGCAGGTAGAGGAATCTCTAAAGGCAAGTGAACATAAATTGGAATATTTAAGTTACCATGACCAATTGACAGGCTTATATAATAGAAGATTTTTTGAAGAGAAGTTAAGCCGACTAGATATGGAGAGAAGCTTACCTTTAACTATTATTATGGCAGATGTTAACGGTTTAAAGCTTATCAATGATTCTTTTGGTCATACCCTAGGAGATGAACTCCTAAAAAAAGTAGCAGAAGTTATAATGAGGGGATGCCGAGTTACTGATATTATCTGTAGACTCGGAGGTGATGAATTTGTAATTCTGTTACCAAAAACAGATACTTATGAAGTAGAGCAGATTATTAAACGTATTAAAACTATGGCATTAAAAGAAAAAGTGGGTTCTGTGGATATATCTATTTCTTTTGGATATGAAACAAAGAACAATGAGGAAGAAAAAATACAAGATATTTTTAAAAAAGCGGAAGATCATATGTATAAGAAAAAGCTATTTGAAAGTCCAAGTATGAGAGGAAAAACTATAAGTACTATAATCAGCACTCTTCATGAAAAAAACAAAAGAGAAGAACAACACTCATATAGGGTTTCAGCATTATGCCAAAGTATGGGTAAAGCCCTTGATTTACCAGAAGATGAAATCAAGGAACTTAAAACTGTTGGGTTACTGCATGATATAGGGAAAATAGCTATAGAGGAAAAGGTACTCAGTAAGCCAGGAAAACTGACAGAGGAAGAATGGGAAGAAATGAAGCGACATCCAGAAATAGGATATAGAATACTTAGTACAGTAAATGATATGTCGGAAATGGCAGAATATGTATTAACTCATCATGAAAGATGGGATGGAATGGGATATCCTAAAGGTTTAAAGGGAGAAGAGATATCACTTCAATCAAGAATCATTACAATAGCTGATTCTTATGATGCTATGATTAGCCAAAGAAGTTATCGTAATGCTTTGTCAGAGGAAGTTGCTATAGAAGAGTTAAAAATAAATGCAGGTCTTCAGTTTGATCCAGAACTTATAAAGGTATTTATTACAAAAGTATTGAATAAACCATTTGATTAA
- a CDS encoding helix-turn-helix transcriptional regulator, with protein sequence MINKYKNHRRDKEILDLILLQECGLDHLDNHKYEERIEKALAYISGLKTIQHSIVDDLSKRLYISKSKLSHLFKEQTGMTLHSYLAFEKLRKTYKYYHEGLNITEACILAGFSSSSHCSATCKKMFGISLREVHKSIK encoded by the coding sequence GTGATAAATAAGTATAAAAATCATAGACGTGATAAAGAAATACTTGATTTAATACTACTGCAGGAGTGTGGATTAGATCATTTAGACAACCATAAATACGAAGAAAGAATAGAAAAAGCTCTTGCTTATATTAGTGGATTAAAAACAATACAACACTCTATAGTTGACGATTTAAGCAAACGGTTATATATTTCAAAGAGTAAATTATCACATTTATTTAAGGAACAGACAGGTATGACATTACATAGTTACCTTGCATTTGAGAAACTTCGTAAAACTTATAAGTATTATCACGAAGGATTGAATATTACTGAAGCATGCATATTAGCAGGATTTAGTAGTTCATCACACTGTTCGGCAACATGTAAAAAAATGTTTGGAATTTCTTTAAGAGAAGTACATAAATCAATTAAGTAA